Proteins encoded within one genomic window of Pseudalkalibacillus sp. SCS-8:
- the sleB gene encoding spore cortex-lytic enzyme — protein sequence MTTEKAEAFSPQVIQRGATGEDVIELQSRLQYLGFYNGNIDGIFGWGTYWALRNFQYEFGLEVDGLAGFTTKKKLADASKYYESYVKKNIRKGKDFTHYGGQPLDQQTEKDKKGKAQAPSGQGKAQAPAGQGKASPKQGKNVPSGYSENDLQLMANAVYGEARGEPYVGQVAVAAVILNRIESTSFPNTISGVIFEPGAFTAVADGQIWLTPNEKAKKAVQDALNGWDPTDGSIYYFNPNTATSGWIWTRSQVTQIGKHIFAK from the coding sequence ATGACAACAGAGAAAGCGGAGGCATTCAGCCCTCAAGTCATCCAGAGGGGTGCGACTGGTGAGGATGTTATTGAGCTCCAATCAAGGCTCCAATACCTAGGATTCTACAATGGGAATATAGACGGGATCTTTGGGTGGGGGACGTATTGGGCGCTTAGAAACTTCCAATATGAGTTCGGATTGGAAGTGGATGGTTTGGCAGGCTTTACAACAAAGAAGAAGTTAGCGGATGCTTCTAAATATTATGAAAGCTATGTCAAGAAAAACATCAGGAAGGGGAAGGACTTCACCCATTATGGCGGGCAACCGCTCGATCAACAAACGGAGAAGGACAAGAAAGGCAAAGCACAGGCACCTTCAGGTCAGGGCAAAGCCCAGGCGCCAGCTGGTCAAGGGAAAGCTTCACCGAAGCAAGGGAAAAATGTACCGAGTGGATACTCTGAAAATGATTTGCAGTTGATGGCAAACGCAGTTTATGGAGAAGCACGAGGGGAACCATACGTCGGTCAAGTTGCGGTGGCAGCTGTCATTCTCAACCGAATTGAAAGCACTTCATTTCCAAATACGATTTCGGGTGTCATCTTTGAGCCAGGGGCTTTCACAGCTGTAGCTGACGGTCAGATCTGGCTAACACCGAATGAGAAAGCCAAGAAAGCTGTACAGGATGCGTTGAATGGGTGGGACCCTACTGATGGAAGTATTTATTACTTCAATCCAAACACAGCGACATCAGGCTGGATTTGGACAAGAAGTCAAGTTACCCAAATCGGAAAACATATATTCGCAAAATGA